In a single window of the Terrirubrum flagellatum genome:
- a CDS encoding MipA/OmpV family protein — protein MATAAIAVLAAPAVAQMQAASVKDEGWIISLRANAVVGPAWPGSDKFSFIAFPSASIRRAGTPNQFSAPDDGIGLALIDNGVLRVGPVARFVGGRYASQDARLQGLRTIKWGGEFGAFAEFWPVQDVLRGRLEVRQGVRAHSGLVADVGLDAVYKAGQHTLSLGPRVSMGSDRYVDKFYSVTPAEAAANGLVSAYAASGGVTSVGALAAVNSAWSPTWSTSVYAGYKRLTGDAAQSPITRGLGSPNQYTFGATATYNFSFGGF, from the coding sequence TTGGCGACCGCCGCGATCGCAGTTCTTGCGGCGCCTGCGGTCGCGCAAATGCAGGCGGCGTCCGTCAAGGACGAGGGCTGGATCATCAGCCTGCGCGCCAACGCGGTCGTCGGCCCCGCATGGCCCGGCAGCGACAAATTCAGCTTCATCGCTTTTCCCTCGGCTTCGATCCGTCGCGCCGGAACGCCGAACCAGTTTTCCGCGCCTGACGACGGCATCGGTCTTGCGCTCATCGACAATGGCGTGCTGCGCGTCGGCCCCGTCGCGCGCTTCGTCGGCGGCCGCTACGCGTCACAGGATGCGCGCCTGCAAGGCCTGCGCACGATCAAGTGGGGCGGCGAGTTCGGCGCCTTCGCGGAATTCTGGCCGGTGCAGGACGTATTGCGCGGCCGTCTCGAAGTGCGCCAGGGCGTGCGCGCCCATTCCGGCCTCGTCGCCGATGTCGGTCTCGATGCGGTCTACAAGGCCGGCCAGCACACGCTCTCGCTTGGCCCGCGCGTGTCGATGGGCAGCGATCGCTATGTCGACAAGTTCTACAGCGTGACGCCGGCGGAAGCAGCGGCGAATGGTCTTGTCTCCGCTTATGCGGCGTCAGGCGGCGTGACGTCGGTCGGCGCGCTCGCGGCCGTGAATTCGGCCTGGTCGCCAACATGGTCGACGTCGGTCTACGCCGGTTACAAGCGCCTGACAGGCGACGCGGCGCAAAGCCCGATCACGCGCGGCCTCGGTTCGCCGAACCAGTACACGTTCGGCGCGACCGCGACCTACAACTTCTCGTTCGGCGGCTTCTGA
- a CDS encoding DUF1491 family protein, with the protein MSARVTSDIWVSAWLRRCAAANAPAVLRRRGAASAGAIFIKVDRLDGTAILFGPAPQSDYDEDSLDRKFVRLHDAETTESFAAEERMKKEIRFDPDLWFVEVEDREGRSFFEI; encoded by the coding sequence ATGTCCGCGCGCGTCACATCAGACATCTGGGTGTCAGCCTGGCTGCGCCGTTGCGCGGCGGCGAACGCGCCGGCCGTATTGCGTCGGCGTGGCGCTGCGAGCGCTGGCGCAATCTTCATCAAGGTCGATCGGCTCGACGGAACCGCCATTCTCTTCGGACCGGCGCCGCAAAGCGATTACGATGAAGACTCGCTCGATCGGAAATTCGTGCGGCTGCACGATGCGGAGACGACAGAGTCTTTCGCCGCCGAAGAGCGTATGAAGAAAGAGATCCGTTTCGATCCGGATCTCTGGTTCGTCGAAGTCGAGGATCGCGAAGGGCGCAGCTTCTTCGAGATTTGA